From Streptomyces sp. TLI_053, a single genomic window includes:
- a CDS encoding phosphatase PAP2 family protein produces MNRPTVPLAFDGRPVDDGLYLRIDRWAEHLPAPLRDLVALWSTVGLLLLAVLMLLGWWRARTADGALMARALAVPLVVTLAFAADTLLKSVLREPRPCRVLDAGPTLEACPGAGDWSLPSNHTVIVFAGAAALWQVDRRLGSLGLLLAVAMGLTRVLVGVHYPHDVLLGALVGAAAGHLLGLLSGRAAPLVDRARAGGLRRWLTA; encoded by the coding sequence GTGAACCGCCCCACGGTCCCGCTCGCCTTCGACGGCCGGCCGGTCGACGACGGCCTGTACCTGCGGATCGACCGATGGGCCGAGCACCTCCCGGCACCGCTCCGGGACCTCGTGGCCCTCTGGTCCACCGTCGGGCTGCTGCTGCTCGCCGTCCTGATGCTGCTCGGCTGGTGGCGGGCGCGCACCGCCGACGGCGCCCTGATGGCCCGCGCGCTGGCCGTGCCTCTGGTGGTCACGCTCGCGTTCGCCGCGGACACCCTGCTCAAGTCGGTGCTGCGCGAACCCCGGCCCTGCCGGGTGCTGGACGCCGGGCCGACCCTGGAGGCCTGCCCCGGTGCCGGCGACTGGTCGCTGCCCAGCAACCACACCGTGATCGTCTTCGCCGGCGCCGCCGCCCTGTGGCAGGTCGACCGCCGGCTCGGCTCGCTCGGACTGCTGCTGGCCGTCGCGATGGGCCTGACCCGGGTGCTGGTCGGTGTCCACTACCCGCACGACGTCCTCCTCGGGGCGCTGGTGGGCGCGGCCGCCGGCCATCTGCTCGGCCTGCTGTCCGGCCGGGCCGCGCCCCTGGTCGACCGGGCCCGTGCGGGCGGACTGCGGAGGTGGCTGACCGCATGA
- a CDS encoding phosphatase PAP2 family protein — translation MTVRPSAAAAAVLAVCVAAFAAVAALVGAHGWAPFGFERAVLDWVVAHRPDPAERTAELLTELGTGVFSYLFALAAGLLLARAALPHRSRPAAVAVLLAPVAWLAAGQLLRRGLMHGFGRPRPPAADWAFTAHDFAFPSGHAFTGALSAGLVALAVALTRPGAARPAVTAATVFAVLIGCTRVYLGVHWPLDVLAGWLLAAAWLALGVLLFRKQLRGLRG, via the coding sequence ATGACCGTCCGCCCCTCGGCGGCGGCCGCCGCCGTCCTCGCCGTCTGTGTCGCGGCGTTCGCCGCCGTCGCCGCGCTGGTCGGCGCCCACGGCTGGGCGCCGTTCGGGTTCGAGCGCGCCGTGCTGGACTGGGTGGTGGCCCACCGGCCGGACCCGGCCGAGCGCACCGCCGAACTCCTCACCGAGCTGGGCACCGGGGTCTTCTCCTACCTGTTCGCCCTCGCGGCCGGGCTCCTCCTCGCGCGGGCGGCCCTCCCGCACCGGTCCCGGCCGGCCGCCGTCGCCGTGCTGCTCGCCCCGGTGGCCTGGCTGGCGGCCGGGCAGCTGCTGCGCCGGGGTCTGATGCACGGCTTCGGCCGGCCCCGCCCGCCGGCCGCCGACTGGGCCTTCACGGCGCACGACTTCGCCTTCCCGTCCGGGCACGCCTTCACGGGCGCCCTCTCGGCGGGCCTGGTCGCCCTGGCGGTGGCCCTGACCCGCCCGGGCGCGGCCCGTCCCGCCGTGACGGCCGCCACCGTCTTCGCCGTGCTGATCGGCTGCACCCGGGTCTACCTCGGCGTGCACTGGCCGCTGGACGTGCTGGCGGGCTGGCTGCTGGCCGCCGCCTGGCTGGCCCTGGGAGTCCTGCTGTTCCGGAAGCAGCTCCGCGGGCTCCGGGGGTGA
- a CDS encoding cytochrome P450: MTGTAVVPPAPGAMPVVGHLAAFLRAPLAFLRGLPPHGPLVEIRFLGKPLVVVCDPELTRAVLVRDRVFDKGGPMFERLREAGGQGLASCPAAEHRRQRRLMQPAFHQSRFPGYARIMTERLDLALRRWRHGQTLDLAVESRTITADVVLSAVFGTSLDPGLHGRLAADFDTLLAGFTRHTLLPKRLRTVPTPGNVRYDRATRRVRSSMADLTADLRRRVAAAADGDGAAADGGAAEDNLLSMLIASRDPGSDLPALSDEELVDQAVTMYSAGTETTAGAVNWALFLATTHPAVLTRLTAEVDAVLGGRTAGWDDLPRLTYTRQVLTEALRMYPPGWFLTRQTEEDTELGPYAIARGTVIAYSPYLISHLPDLYPDPERFDPDRWDAHGGRPQVPVTVFGGGARKCIGDEFSLVEGVLMLSSLLSHWRIDLHRHTLTAPRLPQLTLNPGPMPATLTARRYARVPARG, encoded by the coding sequence ATGACCGGCACCGCTGTCGTCCCGCCGGCCCCCGGCGCCATGCCCGTCGTCGGCCACCTGGCGGCGTTCCTGCGCGCGCCGCTGGCGTTCCTGCGCGGGCTGCCCCCGCACGGCCCGCTGGTGGAGATCCGCTTCCTCGGCAAGCCCCTGGTCGTCGTCTGCGACCCCGAGCTGACCCGTGCCGTACTGGTGCGCGACCGGGTCTTCGACAAGGGCGGGCCCATGTTCGAGCGGCTGCGCGAGGCGGGCGGTCAGGGACTCGCCTCCTGCCCGGCCGCCGAGCACCGACGCCAACGCCGCCTGATGCAACCGGCGTTCCACCAGTCCCGGTTCCCCGGCTACGCACGCATCATGACGGAGCGCCTGGACCTCGCGCTCCGCCGCTGGCGGCACGGCCAGACCCTCGACCTGGCCGTCGAGTCCCGCACCATCACCGCCGACGTGGTGCTCTCCGCGGTGTTCGGGACCAGCCTGGACCCGGGCCTGCACGGCCGCCTGGCCGCCGACTTCGACACCCTGCTGGCCGGCTTCACCCGGCACACCCTCCTGCCCAAGAGGCTGCGCACCGTCCCCACACCGGGCAACGTCCGCTACGACCGGGCCACCCGGCGGGTGCGCAGCTCCATGGCCGACCTCACCGCCGACCTCCGCCGACGGGTCGCCGCGGCGGCGGACGGGGACGGGGCGGCGGCGGACGGCGGAGCGGCCGAGGACAACCTGCTCTCGATGCTCATCGCCTCCCGCGACCCCGGCAGCGACCTGCCCGCGCTGAGCGACGAGGAACTGGTCGACCAGGCCGTGACCATGTACTCCGCCGGCACCGAGACCACCGCCGGCGCCGTGAACTGGGCGTTGTTCCTGGCCACCACCCACCCGGCCGTCCTGACCAGGCTCACCGCCGAGGTCGACGCGGTGCTGGGCGGGCGCACCGCCGGCTGGGACGACCTGCCCCGCCTCACCTACACCCGGCAGGTGCTCACCGAGGCGCTGCGGATGTACCCGCCGGGGTGGTTCCTCACCCGGCAGACCGAGGAGGACACCGAACTCGGCCCGTACGCGATCGCGCGCGGCACGGTGATCGCCTACAGCCCCTACCTGATCAGCCACCTGCCCGACCTCTATCCCGACCCCGAGCGCTTCGACCCCGACCGGTGGGACGCGCACGGCGGCCGGCCGCAGGTACCCGTCACCGTGTTCGGCGGCGGTGCCCGCAAGTGCATCGGTGACGAGTTCTCCCTGGTCGAGGGCGTCCTGATGCTGTCCTCGCTGCTCAGCCACTGGCGGATCGACCTGCACCGCCACACCCTGACCGCGCCGCGGCTGCCCCAGCTCACCCTCAACCCGGGTCCGATGCCCGCCACCCTCACGGCCCGGCGGTACGCGCGGGTCCCGGCCCGGGGGTGA
- a CDS encoding polyprenyl synthetase family protein, which translates to MAQPHSRIEEPIAYAVEHSGRLLRPTLVLLSSYLLAEEPGRRTHRRVIEGAAVVETLHIATLHHDDVIDNAQVRRGRPSVNAKYGTATALLTGDYLLARCMQGAAALGRPHLLAMAQTLADMCVGQMLESSRLHDPRRTEPEYYAAASGKTARLLRTAASMGVLGGKSDKGAQSALESFGHDLGMAFQIWDDILDICSTETGKEPAKDILNGVYTLPVIYAVQDSPDVLVPLLSAQPLSAEGCRAVVEAVRASGAITRAAEVAQRYTANALLAVESHPATAAHAPIVRRCLRDLVDTFASRHPALRALRDATAAGAGATAETEGRSPAA; encoded by the coding sequence GTGGCCCAGCCGCATTCCCGGATCGAGGAGCCCATCGCCTACGCGGTGGAGCACTCCGGGCGCCTGCTGCGGCCCACACTCGTCCTGCTGTCCTCGTACCTGCTCGCCGAAGAACCCGGCCGGCGCACGCACCGGCGGGTCATCGAAGGCGCCGCGGTCGTCGAGACCCTGCACATCGCGACCCTCCATCACGACGACGTGATAGACAACGCGCAGGTCAGGCGAGGAAGGCCGAGCGTCAACGCCAAGTACGGCACCGCGACCGCCCTGCTGACCGGGGACTATCTGCTCGCCCGCTGCATGCAGGGCGCCGCGGCACTGGGGCGCCCCCACCTGCTGGCGATGGCCCAGACCCTGGCCGACATGTGCGTCGGCCAGATGCTGGAGTCCAGTCGGCTGCACGACCCGCGGCGGACCGAGCCGGAGTACTACGCCGCCGCGTCCGGGAAAACCGCCCGCCTGTTGCGGACGGCCGCCTCCATGGGAGTTCTGGGCGGAAAGTCCGACAAGGGCGCGCAATCGGCCCTGGAAAGCTTCGGGCACGATCTGGGAATGGCTTTCCAGATCTGGGACGACATTCTCGACATCTGCAGCACGGAAACCGGAAAGGAACCGGCGAAGGACATCCTGAACGGTGTCTACACGCTGCCGGTGATCTATGCCGTCCAGGACTCCCCGGACGTGCTGGTGCCGCTACTGAGCGCGCAGCCGCTGTCCGCCGAGGGGTGCCGGGCCGTGGTCGAGGCCGTCCGCGCCTCGGGGGCGATCACCCGGGCGGCGGAGGTGGCGCAGCGTTACACGGCCAACGCCCTCCTCGCGGTCGAGTCGCACCCGGCCACGGCCGCGCACGCCCCGATCGTCCGGCGCTGCCTGCGGGACCTGGTCGACACCTTCGCGTCCCGCCATCCCGCCCTCCGGGCGCTGCGCGACGCCACCGCCGCCGGGGCCGGGGCGACCGCCGAGACCGAGGGCCGTTCGCCGGCCGCGTGA
- a CDS encoding methyltransferase domain-containing protein, with translation MPAVRSDFITDYDPLADAWWDPRGPLAPLGWIARARAGFVPAVPAARHGSARLLDIACGGGLFAPHLAGRGYRVVGVDLSFQSLRQARAHGYDATARADMSRLPFADESFDVVTAGQCLEHVPDPYSVVAEACRVLRPGGTLIADTIADTGAARFAAVTLAENLPLPGRPTPGTHDHRLFVNRERLLATAREHGVELRLLGLRPHLRDGLRYLAGRREDVRMVRTRSTGVLFLAVGRKR, from the coding sequence GTGCCAGCAGTACGCAGCGACTTCATCACCGACTACGACCCGCTCGCCGACGCGTGGTGGGACCCCAGGGGCCCGCTCGCGCCGCTGGGCTGGATCGCCCGCGCCCGGGCCGGCTTCGTCCCGGCCGTGCCGGCAGCCCGGCACGGTTCGGCCCGACTGCTGGACATCGCCTGCGGGGGCGGGCTGTTCGCCCCGCACCTGGCCGGCCGGGGCTACCGGGTGGTCGGCGTCGACCTGTCGTTCCAGTCCCTCCGGCAGGCCCGCGCCCACGGGTACGACGCCACCGCCCGGGCCGACATGTCCCGGCTCCCGTTCGCGGACGAGTCCTTCGACGTGGTCACGGCCGGGCAGTGCCTGGAACACGTGCCGGACCCGTACTCCGTGGTCGCGGAGGCCTGCCGGGTGCTGCGCCCCGGCGGCACCCTGATCGCGGACACCATCGCCGACACCGGGGCGGCCAGATTCGCGGCCGTCACCCTCGCCGAGAACCTCCCGCTGCCGGGCCGGCCGACCCCCGGCACCCACGACCACCGGCTCTTCGTCAACCGCGAACGGCTGCTCGCCACCGCCCGGGAGCACGGCGTGGAGCTACGGCTCCTCGGTCTGCGCCCGCACCTGCGGGACGGCCTGCGCTACCTGGCCGGGCGCCGCGAGGACGTCCGGATGGTCCGCACCCGGTCCACCGGTGTGCTCTTCCTCGCGGTGGGGAGGAAACGGTGA
- a CDS encoding 1,4-dihydroxy-2-naphthoate polyprenyltransferase, whose translation MTAPSSGSAAPVPTAPAPPGRPRPAGGAVRAWVVGARLKTLPVTLAPIAVGTAVAVPDGLPDGRRTALTLVFALGFVLGTNFLNDYSDGIRGTDDHRLGPARLVGSGRASPRRVLRHGLTLYGVAVAAAVTMAVTVSWWLLGLAAVCGLGGWFYTGGSRPYGYRSLGDVSIFVYHGVIAVCATAFVQLGRLPLLALPAGVPMGLLACALLTTNNLRDIPTDTRAGKITVAVRLGERNTRIYYAVLVASAFAAAAALAAARPWALLVLGAAPVAVRPLRRVLGGARGRDLIPALEHTCWLLLAFGALLTTGLAL comes from the coding sequence GTGACCGCGCCCTCCTCCGGCTCCGCCGCGCCCGTTCCCACCGCCCCCGCGCCGCCCGGCCGGCCCCGGCCGGCCGGCGGCGCCGTGCGCGCCTGGGTGGTCGGCGCCAGGCTGAAGACCCTCCCGGTCACCCTGGCGCCGATCGCGGTCGGCACCGCCGTCGCCGTCCCGGACGGCCTGCCCGACGGCCGGCGCACCGCGCTGACCCTGGTGTTCGCCCTGGGCTTCGTGCTCGGCACCAACTTCCTGAACGACTACAGCGACGGCATCCGGGGCACCGACGACCACCGGCTCGGCCCGGCCCGGCTGGTCGGCTCCGGCCGGGCCTCGCCCCGGCGGGTCCTGCGGCACGGGCTGACCCTGTACGGCGTCGCCGTCGCGGCCGCTGTCACCATGGCGGTGACGGTCAGCTGGTGGCTGCTCGGCCTCGCCGCCGTGTGCGGGCTCGGCGGCTGGTTCTACACCGGCGGCTCCCGGCCGTACGGCTACCGCTCCCTGGGCGACGTGAGCATCTTCGTCTACCACGGCGTCATCGCGGTCTGCGCCACCGCTTTCGTCCAGCTCGGCCGGCTCCCGCTGCTGGCGCTCCCGGCCGGGGTGCCGATGGGCCTGCTGGCCTGCGCGCTGCTGACGACCAACAACCTGCGCGACATCCCCACCGACACCCGGGCCGGCAAGATCACCGTCGCCGTCCGCCTCGGCGAGCGGAACACCCGGATCTACTACGCGGTGCTGGTCGCCTCGGCCTTCGCCGCCGCGGCGGCGCTGGCGGCGGCCCGGCCCTGGGCGCTGCTGGTGCTCGGCGCGGCCCCGGTCGCGGTCCGACCGCTGCGCCGGGTGCTGGGCGGGGCCCGGGGCCGCGACCTGATCCCCGCGCTGGAGCACACCTGCTGGCTGCTGCTGGCCTTCGGGGCGCTGCTGACGACGGGTCTGGCCCTGTGA
- a CDS encoding NAD(P)/FAD-dependent oxidoreductase, which translates to MSAAEAARHPGTPDHEVLVIGAGFSGIGTAVGLLRAGIEDFLVLDEQDDVGGSWHANRYPGVAVDISAFSYSFAFEPHPAWSRAFPPGEELKAYADHCVDRYGLRSRLRLNSRVVRAGYHESAHLWEVLLADGTALTARFVVCATGWLTRPKTPELAGLDRFAGPVVHTARWDPSLDLRGRRVAVIGTGASAVQLVPEIAPSVQRLDVYQRTPTWVFPKPDLPVPAAVRGVFARAPWTQRAVRFATDTATELSFVIAMIHYRRFPFLVHGGEALSRLYLRRQVRGDRELMDALAPTYRLGCKRPSFAKGYWRAFTRDNVRLVTDPIERITESGVTTADGTERAADVLVLATGFHVLDNLPPFPLSGQGGRELGEFWASERFQTYEGSSVKGFPNLWFIVGPYSFTGGSWFGMIDYQVTHLLRVIGEARRRGATQAAVRPERHDASFAKVLRRQRDTVFADAGCRGTNSYYFDRHGDAPAVRPASTYEAAWRARTFDLDDYRYERVRDASGTTAPGTAEERPTAPVPAPAATTAAAPPEGAPHATA; encoded by the coding sequence GTGAGCGCCGCCGAGGCGGCGCGGCACCCCGGGACGCCCGACCACGAGGTGCTGGTGATCGGGGCCGGCTTCTCCGGGATCGGCACCGCCGTCGGGCTGCTGCGGGCCGGCATCGAGGACTTCCTGGTGCTCGACGAGCAGGACGACGTCGGGGGTTCCTGGCACGCCAACCGCTATCCCGGGGTCGCCGTCGACATCAGCGCCTTCTCCTACTCCTTCGCCTTCGAGCCGCACCCGGCCTGGTCACGGGCCTTCCCACCGGGGGAGGAGCTCAAGGCCTACGCCGACCACTGCGTGGACCGGTACGGCCTGCGCTCCCGGCTGCGGCTGAACTCCCGGGTGGTGCGGGCCGGTTACCACGAGTCCGCGCACCTGTGGGAGGTGCTGCTGGCCGACGGCACGGCGCTGACGGCCCGGTTCGTGGTCTGCGCCACCGGGTGGCTCACCCGGCCGAAGACCCCCGAGCTGGCCGGCCTCGACCGCTTCGCCGGCCCGGTGGTGCACACCGCGCGCTGGGACCCCTCGCTGGACCTTCGCGGCCGCCGTGTGGCCGTGATCGGCACCGGCGCATCCGCCGTCCAGCTCGTCCCCGAGATCGCCCCCTCGGTGCAACGGCTCGACGTCTACCAGCGCACACCCACCTGGGTCTTCCCCAAACCCGACCTGCCCGTCCCGGCGGCCGTGCGCGGCGTGTTCGCCCGGGCTCCGTGGACCCAGCGGGCGGTCCGGTTCGCGACCGACACCGCCACCGAGCTCTCCTTCGTCATCGCCATGATCCACTACCGGCGGTTCCCCTTCCTGGTCCACGGCGGGGAGGCGCTCTCCCGGCTCTATCTGCGCCGGCAGGTGCGCGGAGACCGCGAGTTGATGGACGCCCTGGCGCCGACGTACCGGCTCGGCTGCAAGCGGCCCTCCTTCGCCAAGGGCTACTGGCGGGCGTTCACCCGCGACAACGTCCGGCTGGTCACCGACCCGATCGAGCGGATCACCGAGAGCGGGGTGACGACGGCGGACGGCACCGAGCGGGCGGCGGACGTCCTCGTCCTCGCGACCGGCTTCCACGTCCTGGACAACCTGCCGCCGTTCCCGCTGTCCGGCCAGGGCGGCCGGGAACTCGGGGAGTTCTGGGCGAGTGAGCGGTTCCAGACCTACGAGGGCAGCTCGGTGAAGGGCTTTCCGAACCTCTGGTTCATCGTCGGCCCGTACTCGTTCACCGGCGGCTCCTGGTTCGGCATGATCGACTACCAGGTCACCCATCTGCTGCGGGTGATCGGCGAGGCCCGCCGCCGGGGCGCGACCCAGGCCGCGGTGCGGCCCGAACGGCACGACGCCTCGTTCGCGAAGGTGCTGCGCCGGCAGCGCGACACCGTCTTCGCGGACGCCGGCTGCCGCGGGACGAACAGCTACTACTTCGACCGCCACGGCGACGCGCCGGCCGTGCGGCCCGCCTCCACCTACGAGGCGGCGTGGCGGGCCCGCACCTTCGACCTCGACGACTACCGGTACGAGCGGGTCCGCGACGCCTCCGGCACGACGGCACCGGGCACCGCCGAGGAACGCCCGACGGCACCCGTACCCGCACCCGCCGCCACCACCGCCGCCGCGCCCCCGGAAGGAGCACCGCATGCGACCGCCTGA
- a CDS encoding DUF2834 domain-containing protein, protein MRPPEHAVPGTPAGRDRALRLMYALCGGAGFLVMATMAVTFVVRNADAGPWGVMRNFLRDATGNLASDFVYADLALTWAALGAFMVVEARRWRIRHVWAYIVGAPALALVVSFSVFMYVRQSRIAAARGPASPGPAPTPTHPAPASKGPQR, encoded by the coding sequence ATGCGACCGCCTGAGCACGCCGTCCCGGGCACGCCCGCCGGGCGGGACCGCGCACTGCGCCTGATGTACGCGCTGTGCGGCGGTGCCGGCTTCCTGGTCATGGCGACGATGGCCGTCACCTTCGTCGTGCGCAACGCCGACGCCGGCCCGTGGGGCGTGATGCGGAACTTCCTGCGCGACGCCACCGGGAACCTCGCGTCCGACTTCGTCTACGCCGACCTGGCACTGACCTGGGCCGCGCTCGGGGCCTTCATGGTGGTCGAGGCCCGGCGGTGGCGGATCCGCCACGTCTGGGCCTACATCGTGGGCGCGCCGGCGCTCGCGCTGGTCGTCAGCTTCTCCGTCTTCATGTACGTCCGCCAGTCCCGGATCGCCGCAGCGCGCGGCCCCGCCTCCCCGGGCCCCGCCCCCACGCCCACCCACCCCGCCCCCGCCTCGAAAGGCCCGCAGCGATGA
- the shc gene encoding squalene--hopene cyclase gives MTTTDAPGIPGTVEHALALAADALRRRQDTDGFWKGDFETSLIGEAGEVVLRHYLRLPDDGTTAADARTVLAEQSPTGGWAAYHQGPDELLLSVFCYVALRLAGHHPDEPPMRAAAASIRAGGGIEAVDNLLMLAWLAVIGLWPWSDIPLVPPEIVLLPSWFPGNIYQFGAAARGIVVANSLFMASRPVVPAGFDLRELFRRPDARRLPRPLAVRCATAVSHWYARRPVRALRRRAIDKATRWLVDTQETDGSWGGNWPQTANVLMGLDAAGLRRDHPSVVAALSALDRYVVERDGQRRIEMWTSVVMDTALALSASAAAGGPGAGAADGPAVRWLLDNQVTELGDWAVLTKDPVPGGWPYEFTNNANPDADDTAFAVVALRRVRPRGTDPAVDEACRRAHRWLLSQQCEDGGWAAFEPLRWRLPGRDRLAAIGFLEAPSADVTGHVLEALAADGHAESPAARRGVEWLRRRQHPDGSWPGWWACYHLHGTSAAVTGMAACGVPSDDPALRRACAWILAHQRPDGGWGESVRALHDPEWIGRGESTPSQTAWALLALVAAGRADSAQVRAGLDFLVRTQQADGDWAEPWHTWVVHHDGLYWRDSLLRLIYPVLAMAAHRAALEGGTA, from the coding sequence ATGACGACCACCGACGCCCCGGGCATCCCCGGCACCGTCGAACACGCCCTGGCCCTGGCCGCGGACGCGCTCCGCCGACGCCAGGACACCGACGGCTTCTGGAAGGGCGACTTCGAGACCAGCCTCATCGGCGAGGCGGGCGAGGTCGTGCTGCGCCACTACCTGCGGCTGCCCGACGACGGCACGACGGCCGCCGACGCCCGGACCGTGCTCGCCGAGCAGAGCCCCACCGGCGGCTGGGCCGCCTACCACCAGGGCCCGGACGAACTCCTGCTGTCGGTCTTCTGCTACGTCGCCCTGCGCCTGGCCGGCCACCACCCCGACGAGCCGCCGATGCGCGCGGCGGCCGCCTCGATCCGCGCCGGCGGCGGCATCGAGGCCGTCGACAACCTCCTCATGCTCGCCTGGCTGGCCGTGATCGGCCTCTGGCCGTGGAGCGACATCCCGCTCGTCCCGCCGGAGATCGTGCTGCTGCCCAGCTGGTTCCCCGGGAACATCTACCAGTTCGGGGCCGCCGCCCGCGGCATCGTGGTCGCCAACAGCCTCTTCATGGCGAGCCGCCCCGTCGTGCCCGCCGGATTCGACCTCCGCGAGCTCTTCCGCCGGCCCGACGCCCGGCGCCTGCCGAGGCCCCTGGCCGTCCGCTGCGCGACCGCCGTCAGCCACTGGTACGCACGCCGGCCGGTCCGCGCCCTGCGGCGCCGGGCGATCGACAAGGCCACCCGCTGGCTCGTCGACACCCAGGAGACGGACGGCAGCTGGGGCGGCAACTGGCCGCAGACCGCGAACGTCCTGATGGGCCTGGACGCGGCCGGCCTGCGCCGCGACCACCCGAGCGTCGTCGCCGCCCTGTCCGCGCTCGACCGGTACGTGGTCGAGCGAGACGGGCAGCGCCGGATCGAGATGTGGACCTCCGTCGTCATGGACACCGCCCTCGCCCTGTCCGCGAGCGCCGCGGCCGGCGGCCCCGGGGCCGGGGCGGCGGACGGACCGGCCGTGCGCTGGCTCCTCGACAACCAGGTCACCGAACTCGGCGACTGGGCGGTGCTGACGAAGGACCCCGTCCCCGGCGGCTGGCCCTACGAGTTCACCAACAACGCCAATCCCGACGCCGACGACACCGCCTTCGCCGTCGTGGCCCTGCGCCGGGTGCGGCCGCGCGGCACCGACCCGGCCGTCGACGAGGCCTGCCGGCGCGCCCACCGCTGGCTGCTGTCCCAGCAGTGCGAGGACGGCGGCTGGGCCGCCTTCGAACCGCTGCGCTGGCGGCTGCCCGGCCGCGACCGGCTTGCCGCGATCGGCTTCCTGGAGGCGCCGTCCGCCGACGTCACCGGTCACGTCCTGGAGGCGCTCGCCGCCGACGGCCACGCGGAGTCCCCCGCGGCCCGCCGCGGCGTCGAATGGCTGCGCCGCCGGCAGCACCCGGACGGCTCCTGGCCCGGCTGGTGGGCCTGCTACCACCTGCACGGCACCAGCGCCGCCGTCACCGGCATGGCCGCCTGCGGGGTGCCGTCCGACGACCCGGCCCTGCGACGGGCCTGCGCCTGGATCCTCGCCCACCAGCGGCCCGACGGCGGCTGGGGCGAGTCCGTCCGCGCGCTGCACGACCCCGAGTGGATCGGACGGGGCGAGAGCACCCCGTCCCAGACGGCCTGGGCCCTGCTGGCGCTCGTCGCCGCCGGACGGGCCGACAGCGCGCAGGTGCGGGCCGGCCTGGACTTCCTGGTCCGCACCCAGCAGGCCGACGGCGACTGGGCCGAGCCCTGGCACACCTGGGTGGTGCACCACGACGGCCTGTACTGGCGCGACAGCCTGCTGCGGCTGATCTATCCGGTCCTCGCCATGGCGGCGCACCGGGCCGCGCTCGAAGGAGGGACGGCATGA